The stretch of DNA agtggGTTTGTGCGTGTGTAGGTGGAGAGGGGATGGAGGGGGGTTGCTTTCTGCATTTCGCATTTGTttggtgtttttaatgtatttttattgaaaacgTCCAAAACAATAGTTGTTTCgggtttttttaataaaatttttaattatttttaaaatttgaaaacagaaaactgcccagaaacaaaaaaaaaaagagaacaagCCCAAAATTTTAACACATTCCCTCGCTCAACCATTCTTTTCGTCACCTTAAGTTGTGGCATTAGTTTTTGTTAAAGAACAAATTACATATGCATTATAAGAATGTGAAGGGGCTTAAGGCGATGaaaaattaattgcaaaataaaacattcaaaaattttagttgaaagaataaaaattacatttctTAATAAATCAATGACCTCTTATGTagtaaacataaaaaaaaaaaaagaaaaaaatcctcaatatacataaataaaaaatatatataaactctcTGCATAGCAAGGGTAAGGAGGTGGTTATCCTTGTATACCTATCTTCTATgttcaattttcctatttttagtAATTGTTGATAAATTGTATACCCTAACataattcattttattaaaatttaattttgtatgtatactatttatattaattttattattataaatatttattaattttgggtgaGCTGGAAAAAGTTTCCTCATTTATGTGaactttttccttttaaaatagctttttgattttttttcaattacagTAAATACCAACGACGATTATCCTATCTATATCATTGAGTCATTCATTCAACacttataacttaaaaataagatattgtaaaataaagaaacaaaaattccTCTACTTGGTGACACTTGTCACCAAGAAGATAATCCTTGGAGatgtaatttatcttttttcttaatcttaaattttatgtttaaagtatattattaataatgaatttgtaAAAGAAAACGAAAGACAGAAAAGTAATTAAGCAGACGGAATGCACTAATCAATCACCATGCCTTCTGCCTTCTGGGGAGAGACAGAACAGATTACAGTACAGAGATAAGTGATTACCACTTGAGCAAAAAGATTAAAACTCCATTTGTACAACTATCTGATTAAGGTCGAAATCAGATCATAGAGGCTAAAGAGGCATCCCTCTCGCCGGTGCAAGTGCAACATTGTCTCAATTCTCAAGTGCAATTCAGGGGCATTTGCGAACTTTGTTGTGAGTTTTGAGGCGGGAGTAGCAAGGACACGCCTCGTAGTTGCCGTACGTCCCCGGCGGTACGCAGTGGCACTCAGCGCAGCAACTCCCGCACGCCCTCTTGCACAGGTTCGGCCTCGAAGACAGGCGGCACCTGCTGCCGCACGCCGCCCCACAATCTGAAATTGTTTACAAACCACAGCCAACACGGACATCACATCAACCACCACCAATAATATAAACGAGCAAACGAAGAAACTCTCTCAAATATACGATGCAAGCTGTACAAACCTATGGCCGGCGCCGGCGCAGGAGCGAGGGCGGGTTTCGGGGGAAGAGCGATGGGGCTCTGAGCTCCAGTCACGCCCATCTGCAAAATTAACACCGGAATGCTAGTAATTGAgagtagaaaaagaaaaataatcgATAACCAATTAGTTACCATTTGGTTGGCATCGGCGACTGCGAGGCAGAGAAGTAGGAGAGGGAGGAAAGAGGCAGCGGTGAATGTTGTAGAAACGGCCATGGTGGAGGTCTGGAATGGCATGTGAAGTGCACTTTTAATTTATAGAAGTCTTAGGGTTTAGGGTAAAATCTAAAGAGAGAGTTGGGTGGTAGATAGGCTCAATAAAGTGCACTTTTAAAGTGCATATATGAAGTGTTCTACAGCCTGGATCCAAACAGAAGGCAAAGGAGTTAAATTCCGATGCGGTGTCGGTGCATCTAAGGCTTAACTTATGATGACGgtttataagaattttaatatgaaagcatttattgaaaaaaaaaaatcatgtacaTTGTTAACAAGAGTGAATATAAGGTGTCACGTTAATTTATAAAGCGTATTTGAATTTATAGTAAAACGTACATCAATTtatgagattttattaaattattatttatttgtgaggacAACATTTTCATTTTCGTACGAACAGATGGAGTCTTGGGTTTTGACTGTTGACCGGAGGTGACAACATGATAGGGACAAGCGGGCCCATATAAAATAAGTAAAGCAGAAAGGACAATTCATGATTCAACATATAAGAAGAGAAATAATTTGTCTCTGATTGAATGGtgcaataaataatatatcgatattaatttaataaattataaattatattttattttacgtcaaaattaaaaatttaatttgagatTTAGCGCTCATTTTACACTATATTTGGGACGGAGCTTTTATCATCAAGACCCCTGGACCCCCCCCCCTCTCTAATACTTGATGGGCTTTGATTTAACAGCAATATGAATATGAGAAGGAAAAGGCTGGATCTTGAGTTCGTCTAAATGATTATATAGAACTAAATGGGTTCAATTTGTAACTTTTTAAAAATGGCATAACACataaatatatcttttaaattatgatttattgtCCTTTcaatatatcttttaaattatgatttatgtcTCTAAATTTCAATAGGGATTTTATTACAcacttgaaatttaaaaattggacCAATCACACACTCCATGGTCCAATCAATACTGCCCGTGTAATCACGTGCGATCGATCTGCAATTTCATCGCCATTCATCGCCTTGGCCGACAATCAACCCCCCCGCCTTGGCCCACCCATTGTCAAACTTCACATTTCCATCGATAATCAACCGATCTGCACATTTTCATCGCCGTTGGTTGACTCGGCCAACAATTGACCTCTCCCTTTAGCCCACCCATCTCCGCTGTGGCCCAACCTGATTGACTCATCAACTGTTGGCCTCCCTAGCCAGCGACCCATCTCCCCCTCCATAGTCGGTGATGCACCCCTCTTTCGCGGattcaaaaatttatgtaaaagaagattgaattttttttttaacatataaaattatacattataaattttaggatggattataatttttttaagactaatttattattaaaaattattttttatattaaaaattattttttaatataaaaattaattttaattatgaactGGCGTAGATCCGTCTTTGCCCTCCCCTGTCCCTACTAGGCAACCCACCTCCCTCATCCCTTGCTGGCGACCCACTGACCGAGCTCTCTCATCTCTTTTCGTTGATCGACCCCACACCTCTTATGCTATTAATCAATGTGTCATCTTTCTCGTCACCGActaattgtgattttttttttctcactatCAATCTCAATTGACAGTGCTATTCATGTCGAGGCTGAGTCATTGCCAGAATAGACATGGAAGGTCGAGGATGCAATCTGTCGAAGTGCATGTGTGGGCTTCATGCAATTTTGAAGATTTCATACATGAAAGCGAATtaatatcttttcttttgtatATTGAATAAggtaaaatacaatttttttctatacGTAATATTTTATTGTCtgatatttgaatttgtttcttGAGCTTGTGTTACTGAGGGGTGATGCGTGCAATTTTTTTTCAGTTGCATGATCTTCCATGCTTGATCATGTCTAGTATGCCATTAATGGGTTAACGAAAAGGGTTAACGAAAAGAGTGAAAGAGCCTgagaaaaataatgttattttctatcttttgatgtttgattggtaatattttttatagaatttgattATCTTCTTGGCATTTCatgtttgataggcattatttttcatgaaaaatgacacattttttatgaaattcaatggtaaaaatgtattgaaaaatattaaatcttgtacagaaaaattaaaataataacgtattttaaattaattaaatcattttatcaaataaaactacaaaattaattttttttttgttttccaaagaaataatttatacttaattttttatttttatacatttatatttattaattattaaaaatacaaaatataaacagtTTGCAAACCCTCCCCCACCCACCTGCTCTTCTCTCTCATCCCCCAGCCGTCGCCCACCCCCTTGCCCTTCTTCTCTCTGGCCTTCTTACCTCCGTCGGACGACTCAGATTCTTGCTAACTTGCCTGCCCCCGCTTAGTTGCTCTTGCCTTTGTCTGGCTCCGTCGCTTGTAGGCGCTGACTTGGCCTTGGCCTCGCCAGTCACCCCTCGTCCTCGGTCGTCGCTTGCCCTCGCCGATCGTCGGTTCTCCCATCGTTCTCTTGCTTGCTACCTCTGGCTCTCTCGCTCAGTAAGTTGGTTgcttcaattgccaagaaaattTCAGCTCCTCTCCCAAGGAATTTGGTTTccatgatttgaaggaaaatccACTCAGATGAccataaatgaaaaaatgaattctctaaaaaaaaatgactatcAAACAGTGTACAAGTGGGGATTTGGATGAAAAAAAtgcttttttctttaaaaaaaaatagctatcAAATAGGGCCTTAGATCTTCTGAGTTGAACTCTAAAATTGTGTTTTAGGGAACTTGAAGTTGATTTTACGTAAAGGACAAGTTAAACTTGTTCATATTGGATTATGTAATGAAAAAGTTCATTTGATAATCAAACattcaatacaaaaatatcCCATATTGATTAAACCCCCTGTTGGTTCATttcataatcaaatattcaatacaaaaatatcCCATATCCCCTGTTGGTTCATTTCATAATCAAACTTTAAAGACAAAATATCACATATTAGCCTTTAGTATTCAGATTATAGACACATAGCAGATTAATAGGAGATTACAAAGAATTAATTAACAACAAAATCAATAGCAATATTAGTTGGTAGatgttgcccagaaaaatacgCAAAAGGGAGTGTATTGggcttttaaaaattaattaataattttttatttttttaaaaactcttaaatttataattttaatatgtgatgattgtagtaaaattaataacaataaaatcacataactacaagaaacaagagaaatttatagaggttcagcTCTAAAGATTCTAATCCtttctctcaagacttagcttgaggttCCAATAGGGAGAATtaacactaacttttaattaGAGGTAGAACCaacatataattatttatctaaGTAGGAACCACTAGCATACTACTAGCCAATATAATCCACTTTGTtcccatattttcgtgagattgccacgtaatttaagcaagtttagaataccaaaaaattggcttgataacagttataagtaccgaatcgactgtaacGAATGTCCCGAAGTGTAAatgtctaaaaaaataatatggtcTCGATAAGCgttttgagataggatttatggtattaaaagaaataggaaTTGAGACAGTTTTcagtatagctaaaatacaacttcgatttaggctgaaaaatcgaatcatcatAGGAGACTCCTaggaagtcaacgaaaccctaagggggctccggTTTCACGTAAATATAAACCTTGGAGTAGTTTCAGGACAAAACAAGGGTCTTGTGAGGGCGCAATAACAAACTCGTCTTTATCAAGTAAGCTTGAAGTTAgtaattttgcattttaagtATCGTaagacaaattaatttaatgatttagggtgtatttataattaatgaaaTGTCCAAGTATAATACAAAGGAAACATTGGGTTTAATTGTGTAAATTCTCATATATTGGTGCAgtatatgtaataaatatataaacataagtgtgtgtgtgtgtgtgttggtgGCAACTTCTAGAAAGCTTTCGCGAAGCTTCGTGGGGTGAATAAGGAATGAAAAGGAAGGGAAATAGAAGCAAAGCAATGGGGGAGAGCATTTGATACTGAGAGAtcggaagagagagagatggctgaATTCGGCCATGATAGTAAGTAATCGAAGCAGGTGCACAGCTGAGGCAACTCGATGAAGGCCGGTGGTCATGTGGTGACAAGAAGTAGTTGGCAAGGTTGGCGGAGGTTGACAAAGAGGTTGTCAACATGGGTGGAagcggccatggcagttgcGGTTGTTGTAGCTGGGCGGCCGCGTGAGTGAGGTGGCTGCTGGTGAGACAGGCGATGGCACTTACAAAAAGCAATGGCGGTGGAGGTGGCTGGCTGTGGCGGAGCAAGCGGATGAGCGTGTGTAGCTAGAAGTgcaagaagaaagaggaggaagaaaaaaaaagaaaaataaataaaatgaggggaaaataggaaatgagtaagaaatgcatttatcaaaacaattatcctttaattcaaaataaatttactttatacatgagtaagaaatgcatttatcaaaatatgaaaatttaaatataaacttttgagacataaaaaacatgtttaaagacaatccacatttaattcaaaataaatttatattttgcatgaataaaaaatatatttatatcataaaaatagttttattatcatcaaaatcatatttacttatcTTTGAGCTTAACAATAGATTATAAAATCAACACTATATGATGGTAAGTTATAGAGAATGCACGTCCCCAGGGTACATGTTAAGTAGTTGGGTCACGATAAGTTGAGATTCGTATTAGTAGGTCGTATGTTCGATTCATTGTCCTGTGTAATAAGACAAAACATTCACTTACGATTTACCTTTTCTATCAAAATCGAGGGCACAAATGGTGGAAGACTGTGCAAGAGCAGTAATCCCAAGTTACAAAGAATGCACGAGAGGTAGTTTACTGGATCAGTGATAACAACAACCTTGTGATGAATTAATGGCAGCAATAGGCAAACAGACTTTTCATCGATGACGACACAAAGTACTGAGCATCGAAACTCAATCGACGACAACCGACCACTGAGGAATGACGGACGAACCAACTTCGTGAAATGATGAACAGACCACTGAGGACCAATGAACAGACGAACCAAATTCGAGGATGTACAAACGACAATATCCTTGATTTGGTGTAATTGGCCAGACGAACAGCTCGTGGGTTTGGGAAATATGACAATATCATTAACGAAAAAGAGAGGGTTTTCTTATGGATTAGGAATTGACCAAGCGCGGGTATGTCATGCGCACGCGATTGGGATTTTGTGTGAGATATGAGCAAAATTTGAACTTGAGAGACATGATAGGTTCCATTAAAGTTTAGGAACACAAAAGACTATGAGTCTCAACTTGAAGGGCATGTTTATCCCTTAAGCCTTTTAAAAATGTTGGCTCGGAACATGTTcataatttagtttaatttgttaAGTTAGACTaaactaaaacttaatttaGTCTTGTTGAAACTTTTAAGAGCATAATTTAGCTTGCAATTTTCAATGGTAATCACGatttaatgatatatttttatgtatatataatttaactaTATGACATTACTAATTATAAACtctactttaaattttattagtcAACAATTGACAACTATTATATATCCAAGTTATGAATGTATGACTACACATCATTATATCATTATATAATACTGCATCAACAACTAGAATGTAGATATTTGTCCAACTTATTCACTTGTTGACTTCATAATTTTGAAGTATTGTTCAATGTGCACTCCACCAGCCCCAATATTACTGATCCATTGTTAGGTATATGGGCCCAACTCCCAAGGATGGGCCTAGCCTGCTGTTTAGTTTTGACAGCATGAACTCACAGCATTGCCATTGCACAGGCAAAGTTAggcagggagagagagagagagagagagagaggatgaaAAGAAACTTTGACTGTGGATTTAATTGCAAGCATTCCTTTTTATTTAGCACAcaaatttcatttcttcttcgttttctttttttaatttttattttatcagaGAGACGTTGAAAGGTTAtcacaaaatttctcaaacgAAATTTCTTAAAATCTTATATCGTGCTTAAAGATTTTACACTTTCTTATTTCTTCGTTATTCGAATGtgtttagaaataaaaaaaggtaaaataaattGTCCCTTTGGAATTCAACCATTTAAACTttcaaaatgaataataaaactGTCAAAATATGCATGCTCCATTCTCCCAACCCAACAAACTCGTTAGCCAATTGGCCCCGGGATTCAACTCTTAATCATCATTATTAACGTATGGGTTTAGCTTGACTGCTTCCAATTTTCTCAAATTCCGACTCGTAAATTGTAGTTGAAATTAACAATGGGTCAAGCAAGCTTGAAACTCACTAATTTACTCAATTATTCAGCTCatataaaatgatatataatattcCTGGAGATTAGAATCAGTAATCATCATTAACGTTAATTAGTATTGACTTGGTAAGACCCACCCCATcattaagtttaaaaatcaaattttcttcTTAGAAGTTGATGCACCAAAACCGCAACTTTAAAGCCATGTCAGTTGTCACCGCAGCTTTATGATTTTAaacagaaacagagagagagagattgggaatTTGGAAATTGGAAATGGTCTGTGTTTAATTAGACAGCTAATTGGTCCAAAGGTGAAATCACTCACCTCGCACGTCTTCTATATCCAGTTCGACAGGACGTGAGCGGAggttaattattgtaattcagTCAGACGCAATGGTTAGACCCGAGTTCATCGCACACAAAGAGTCCCCTCATTTTGAAGAGAGATACCCCATGCTGTCGTTTGCGAAACTCGATCCTtgattttagtttaaaattcaCCACGAAAAATACTTTGTGCCTTCTTCTTGATCAATTGTACTGCCATACAGGCTAATTAGACAGCTAATTAATTAGAGATGCGGTGGCGAGGGGTTTGGTTTAGTTACCCACCCCCCCTCCCAGCCAGATAGATAGATGACAGCTTTAATTTTCTATGATTCCTTCCAGGCAGCCAACCGGCGGATCGACTACTTTCTGGGAAAATGCCTGCCTGCCTGCAGgcatctaatttaattttattcagaAACCTTCAAAGCACCCATGAGGATTGAGGAGGAAACTTTCAAAGcctattttaattctaatttaattcgTGCCAATAATAATACCAAACACATACGCATCCCTCaactcaacatatatatatacttataataataataataataataacaaataatatatgtgaaGTTAATAAGGCCAGTTAAGAACACAACACGCTTGTCATTTTAGCTTTTACAAGTGAAAGGACGACGCGATGAAccaattcattaatttattattattattattattataggccGCGTTATCCCCTGTAGGGGTCAGTCTCAGTcttataataagaataagaatggCAATGCCTGCCTTGGCTGTTTCAACGAGCCGCGTGGACTGTGGCACTTCACTACAACCTTTTCCATTATTGGGACAAGATGGCTTTGATCCAAAGGCCTCAGTTTCCATTATTATATTCAggttacaattaatattttataatcaatttaaaattatgaatatatctatatgtgcatataataaaataataaagtataatatatataattaaaaaaaagagtattttaataattttttatcgatacaaataaaaaaaaaatagttttgatgcATATTTCTTATTGTTGAAAACATCAAAGCTTGAAGCTTTACGATTTTAAtagagtaaaataaaatatataatttttattgataattagtaattacaaataaaatagttgagaaaaaaaaaaaaaaaaagcaaagtcATTATGGAAGAAAGACTGAGATGAGGGAGGAGTTGGTTTAAGTCAAGTCTAATTGTACTTTTAATTCACATGTCTCCCTAAATAGAGCGCAGACGACTCGTATGAATTTATATAagatgtttattattattattataatgtgaaatttgaattttagaataattcaaaagaatattatttattaagaaTCCCTACGAATGTGAATACGCCTAACGCGGTTACCGGggcaataaataataatagctACGTGTCGCATTTTCATTTGCCATTGATttgattggggggggggggggggcatatTTCTCAATTCTACTCTTATTAgcataaaatcaaatcaaatcaaaagaaatgaaatagaaattaataataataatagtttgtttggttgggtttgggtttgggtttgggaaTGAATTGCGATgccatatttgaattttctgtCCTTCCAAATGGGAACAAAGGCAAAGGGAGGTTGGTTGGATTACTacctctccctttctctttcgtCTCGTAGTgtatctttcattttttttttgcatttcatCCTGTTTTGATTCACGGTGTTgtgttgatgatgatgttgttgttgttgttgtcgtcGATGTTCTTCAAAAGTCTCTTTTGACCATCGCGCCTGGACCACCTCCCCCTCCCCACCCTctccttcttcccttcttccttCTATCTGCTCCCAACTTTCCTCTTCGTCATCGCGCCCTCCCTCgcccttccttttttttttttattaattaattatttgttgtcTAATTTTTCCAGCTTCATCATATAGATACACTGGATTTCATTCGCAAATTTGATTTGGATGGTTTCGATCCCTCCAACCCTCTGAAAAGTTTCGACCTTTTTGCAAGAATAGGAAGATGGGGAGCTGTTTTTCAACCAGCAAGGTTAGTGGCTCGAACAGCAGCAACGCCACCCCCCCCGCCACCACCGCCGCCGTGACCGTTAACCGGCATCGGAAAGAGGCCGCCAAGCCGGCGGCGACGACGACAGAGCGGAACCGAGATGGGCCGCATTACAATCAGCAGAAAGGCCAGGAGGGTAACAAGAGGGATCCTCAGCAACAGAGGAATTATCAGCCGGCAAAGGCGAAGCGGCACAACGGGGCTATTCCCGCCGGGAAAAGGACCGATTTTGGGTACGCCAAGGATTTCGACAAGCGGTACACGATTGGTAAATTGTTAGGGCACGGTCAATTTGGATACACCTACGTTGCCATCGAAAAGTATACCGGAGATCGCGTTGCTGTCAAGagaattgagaaaaataaggtactttctctctctctctctctctctgaatttTTCCCCGAATTGGGTTTTGTCTCGCCAACACCCTTTTGTATTTGAAGCAAGTTGGTTACTGGGTAGAGTTTGATTTCCGTATTGGGGACTGGTCTGTTGGAAGTTAATTGCCCATGATCTGGCTTTTCTCTTGGATGATTGAAGGGATTCATGGAAGTTAAAGGTTAAAGAAAGAATATTTTGCCCTGATTTGTTACTACTGCTGAATGATGGAGAAGAAGCATTGGATTTTCTGGTATTAGGCTTCTAAATCAAACTTTCTTAAAAGGGCTTTCGGGTATCCTTCGTCCTTCTATCTGATTATTGGACCTTTGTTCATCGCTTGATCTGATCTGAAGCATCTGGTATGATAAGCTGTAATTGGGGATGGTAGGTGGATGTTTAAGCAAATTTACTGAAATCAAAGG from Diospyros lotus cultivar Yz01 chromosome 6, ASM1463336v1, whole genome shotgun sequence encodes:
- the LOC127804169 gene encoding gibberellin-regulated protein 1-like, producing MPFQTSTMAVSTTFTAASFLPLLLLCLAVADANQMMGVTGAQSPIALPPKPALAPAPAPAIDCGAACGSRCRLSSRPNLCKRACGSCCAECHCVPPGTYGNYEACPCYSRLKTHNKVRKCP